In Nitrospira sp., the following are encoded in one genomic region:
- a CDS encoding AI-2E family transporter, whose protein sequence is MSEPSQQGSEQAIRLVRVALLLGISYLLFATFRPFFSALTWAGVLCYALYPLYQRLVRVTRGRQTLSAVLMSLAMTVGLILPLVALSFLIGKELARTSLALVASLQEEPGLLERWRGYPAIAAMVDPLLEFQRVTGVDLRALLVDNLTELGKALVERLTQVAGNVLQGLVELGLILLSAFYFFRDGETLLTWVQEVVPIPTERQHLVIRRFGDVVSGAVYGNTLVAALEGAIGWIAFWMVGLPSALLWGAVMAILAYLPVLGATLVWVPAALYLFVQGAYLKVIILTVGGLVIAVLDYIVRNIVVGGASKMHTMLAFFSVLGGIQLFGLVGIVAGPLVVAVGVALIDSYRAEKAAFVITTTER, encoded by the coding sequence GTGAGCGAGCCGTCACAACAGGGGAGTGAGCAGGCGATCCGCCTGGTGCGAGTGGCGCTGTTGCTGGGCATCAGCTACCTGCTGTTCGCCACGTTCCGCCCGTTTTTTTCCGCTCTGACCTGGGCCGGGGTCCTCTGTTACGCCCTGTACCCGCTCTACCAGCGACTGGTTCGAGTCACGCGCGGACGCCAGACGCTCAGCGCGGTCCTCATGAGCCTTGCCATGACTGTCGGGCTCATTCTTCCCCTCGTCGCCCTGTCCTTCTTGATCGGCAAAGAGCTCGCCAGGACCTCGCTCGCGCTCGTCGCCTCCTTACAAGAAGAGCCGGGCCTCCTCGAACGCTGGCGCGGCTATCCGGCGATTGCCGCAATGGTCGACCCGCTTCTGGAATTCCAGCGGGTGACCGGTGTGGATCTTCGCGCGCTCCTGGTAGATAATCTGACCGAGCTGGGCAAGGCCCTGGTAGAGCGGCTGACGCAAGTGGCCGGGAATGTCCTGCAGGGCCTGGTTGAATTGGGATTGATCCTCCTGTCCGCCTTCTACTTTTTCCGGGATGGCGAGACGCTCCTCACGTGGGTTCAAGAGGTCGTCCCGATTCCCACGGAACGGCAGCACCTGGTAATCCGTCGATTCGGTGACGTCGTCTCCGGGGCGGTCTATGGCAACACACTGGTGGCGGCGTTGGAGGGAGCCATCGGCTGGATTGCCTTCTGGATGGTCGGACTTCCTTCGGCGCTTTTATGGGGGGCCGTGATGGCGATTCTGGCCTACCTGCCGGTGTTGGGCGCCACGCTGGTCTGGGTACCTGCGGCCCTGTATCTGTTCGTGCAGGGAGCCTATCTCAAGGTGATCATCCTGACGGTTGGCGGACTTGTCATTGCCGTACTGGATTATATTGTGCGGAACATTGTGGTCGGGGGCGCCTCCAAGATGCATACGATGCTGGCGTTTTTCAGTGTGCTCGGAGGGATTCAGCTCTTCGGCCTGGTGGGCATTGTGGCCGGTCCCTTGGTGGTGGCGGTGGGTGTCGCGTTGATAGACAGTTATCGCGCGGAGAAGGCAGCCTTCGTCATCACCACGACCGAACGCTGA
- a CDS encoding cation:proton antiporter — MESLSVESVLGLTGLIILVGLAGELVFKRTGIPSVLFLMGFGVLLGPVFHLAEPALVMKLAPYFGTLALLIILFDGGINLHIMKVVSETPLALFLSVTVFTLTALGIMGFYVWWMEGTWLHGLLLGSIVGGTAAAIIIPVTSNMSSLREQTKVLLSLDSAISEVFVVVVALALMGAMKESGSPGVIIRELFHAFWDAMMLAVLAGALWARLLAWLEGQALSYMLTMAAILVLYYVAELIGANGAITILLFGLVLSNMQYLVGRLAKPIRALIGYELDQAKFVLDVFLKRINEELSFLVRTFFYVLLGLMLDFSALTTSIALTGLGLFVVVVAVRGMATEALGRMTGAWTGGERLVIAAMFPRGVATAVMAFLPVASGIPGTELFPMYALTVIVMGVVGMTIVLMIYQRWSPPVETDTAS; from the coding sequence ATGGAATCGTTGAGCGTCGAATCGGTGCTCGGCTTGACCGGATTGATCATTCTGGTCGGCCTGGCCGGTGAGCTGGTGTTCAAGCGGACCGGCATACCCAGTGTGTTATTCCTCATGGGGTTCGGCGTGCTGCTGGGGCCGGTGTTCCATCTTGCCGAACCGGCCCTGGTCATGAAATTGGCGCCCTATTTTGGGACCCTCGCGCTGCTCATCATCCTCTTCGATGGCGGCATCAATCTCCATATCATGAAGGTGGTCAGCGAAACGCCGCTGGCGCTGTTCCTTTCGGTCACCGTGTTCACTCTGACGGCCCTGGGCATCATGGGATTCTATGTGTGGTGGATGGAGGGTACGTGGTTGCACGGCCTGTTGCTTGGATCGATTGTGGGCGGGACGGCTGCCGCCATCATCATTCCCGTCACCTCGAACATGTCCTCGCTCCGTGAGCAGACCAAAGTATTGCTCAGTCTGGATTCGGCCATTTCGGAAGTCTTTGTCGTGGTGGTGGCCTTAGCGCTGATGGGCGCGATGAAGGAATCGGGGAGCCCTGGCGTCATCATTCGGGAACTATTCCATGCGTTCTGGGATGCCATGATGTTGGCGGTGCTGGCTGGAGCGCTGTGGGCGCGCCTGCTGGCCTGGCTGGAGGGGCAGGCCCTTTCGTATATGCTGACGATGGCGGCAATCCTGGTCCTGTATTATGTAGCTGAATTGATCGGGGCCAACGGAGCCATCACCATTCTCCTGTTCGGCCTTGTGCTGAGCAACATGCAGTATCTGGTCGGACGGCTGGCCAAACCGATTCGGGCCCTGATCGGCTACGAATTGGACCAGGCGAAGTTCGTGTTGGACGTATTCCTGAAGCGGATCAACGAAGAATTATCGTTTCTCGTGCGGACGTTTTTCTATGTCCTGCTGGGGTTAATGCTGGATTTCTCCGCGCTCACAACGAGCATCGCGCTCACCGGGTTGGGGCTCTTCGTGGTTGTCGTCGCGGTGCGCGGGATGGCCACAGAAGCCTTGGGCCGGATGACCGGTGCCTGGACGGGGGGCGAGCGGTTGGTGATCGCCGCCATGTTCCCTCGCGGTGTCGCCACGGCCGTCATGGCGTTTCTTCCGGTGGCGAGCGGGATTCCCGGAACCGAGCTGTTTCCGATGTACGCGCTGACCGTGATTGTGATGGGCGTGGTGGGCATGACGATCGTGCTCATGATCTATCAGCGCTGGAGTCCGCCGGTCGAAACGGACACGGCGTCATGA
- a CDS encoding mechanosensitive ion channel, protein MTTSLQRFIESWLFDPTVGKLVSTTVAILLVMALVRISRRVLNRYVQEPGNLYRAKKMVTFLGYFTGLIAISLIFSDSLGRMAVAFGVAGAGIAFALQEVIASLAGWVAISFGNFYNTGDRVQLGGIKGDVIDIGMLRTTMMEIGQWVNADLYNGRIVKIANSFVFKEPVFNYSGDFPFLWDEITVPVKYGSDYRFSREIFQRILVEITGEYSTQAKASWTELIQQYRVDSAEIDPRVFLVANDNWMEFTLRYVVDYKKRRITKDRLFTRILEEVDQTNGRVALASATFHLVETPEIKVQLVAPPQGRQA, encoded by the coding sequence ATGACAACCTCTCTCCAGCGGTTCATTGAAAGCTGGTTGTTCGATCCGACGGTCGGCAAGCTGGTCTCTACCACGGTCGCGATCCTCCTGGTCATGGCACTGGTGCGGATATCCCGGAGAGTGCTGAATCGCTACGTGCAGGAACCAGGCAATCTGTACCGTGCCAAGAAGATGGTGACGTTTCTTGGATACTTCACGGGGCTGATTGCCATCTCTCTGATTTTCAGTGATAGCCTTGGGAGAATGGCCGTGGCCTTTGGCGTCGCCGGTGCCGGAATCGCCTTCGCCTTGCAGGAAGTCATCGCCAGCCTCGCCGGATGGGTGGCCATCTCATTCGGCAACTTCTACAACACAGGCGACCGGGTTCAGCTCGGCGGCATTAAAGGGGACGTGATCGACATCGGCATGTTACGGACGACGATGATGGAGATCGGCCAGTGGGTGAATGCCGACCTCTACAACGGGCGTATTGTGAAAATTGCCAACAGTTTTGTCTTCAAAGAGCCGGTGTTCAACTATTCCGGCGACTTTCCCTTCTTGTGGGATGAAATCACGGTCCCGGTGAAATACGGCAGCGACTACCGCTTCTCCCGTGAGATCTTTCAACGGATCCTGGTCGAGATCACCGGAGAATATTCCACACAAGCCAAGGCGAGCTGGACGGAGCTGATTCAACAGTACCGAGTGGATTCAGCCGAGATCGATCCCCGCGTCTTCCTCGTCGCCAACGATAATTGGATGGAGTTCACGCTTCGCTATGTCGTGGACTACAAGAAGCGGCGGATCACCAAGGATCGGCTGTTCACCCGCATTCTGGAAGAAGTGGACCAGACCAACGGTCGCGTGGCGCTCGCCTCCGCCACCTTCCATCTCGTCGAAACCCCTGAGATCAAAGTTCAGCTGGTCGCCCCCCCACAAGGTCGCCAGGCTTGA
- a CDS encoding mechanosensitive ion channel family protein has translation MTNSKKEGVSLLNRRPYFWTIAVFCWLIFPCSGWHSLHAETAAPTLSQAPLPQPIGAPVVLGEDTLFLIYDKLGPFTPQERAQAITDRLTRLAKDPFTSVHSVTATDQELTSELVHGEMVVMTITDRDAQPTGKSRQDLARDYAQKIQTALSQSHEQFSIRALIIDAAWALLDTAILIVLLVLFHKTFPKIYAKIEAWRGTIIRPIRIQRVELLSADQIATALTALAKTIRIVAVLVLFYVYLTTVLGIFPWTRGISAALFGAVVSTLQAIGQAFATYIPNVVSIAVIIVVTRYILKMISLLFVGIERGAITLTGFHREWAEPTYKIVRFLVIVFAAIACFPYIPGSQSEGFRGISVFLGLLISLGSAAAIGNVVAGVVLTYMRPFRVGDRVKIADTMGDVMEKTLLVTRVRTIKNVDVTIPNAMVLGSHLINFSSVAKEQGLILHTRVTIGYDAPWRTVHALLISAARATTHILASPEPFVLQTSLDDFYVTYEINAYTDQANLMATIYAELHRHIQDQFNEAGVEIMSPHYAQIRDGNQTTIPDQYLPKTYQAPSFRLGPLGNLFRAGPDPESPKGGPKP, from the coding sequence ATGACGAACTCGAAGAAAGAGGGTGTGAGCTTGCTCAACCGGAGACCCTACTTCTGGACGATCGCCGTATTCTGTTGGCTCATCTTCCCCTGCTCCGGGTGGCACAGCCTGCACGCCGAAACGGCCGCCCCCACATTGAGCCAGGCTCCGCTCCCTCAGCCTATTGGCGCGCCGGTGGTGTTGGGAGAGGATACGCTTTTTTTGATCTACGACAAGCTGGGCCCCTTCACCCCGCAGGAACGGGCTCAGGCCATCACAGACCGGTTGACTCGCCTCGCCAAAGATCCCTTCACCAGCGTGCACTCCGTCACAGCCACGGATCAAGAACTCACGAGCGAGCTCGTGCATGGCGAAATGGTGGTGATGACCATCACCGACCGCGATGCCCAGCCCACCGGCAAGAGCCGGCAGGATCTCGCAAGAGACTACGCACAGAAGATCCAAACGGCGCTCTCACAATCCCACGAACAGTTCTCCATACGCGCCCTCATCATCGACGCCGCCTGGGCGCTGCTGGACACCGCCATTCTCATCGTCCTTCTGGTCCTATTCCACAAAACATTTCCAAAAATCTACGCCAAAATCGAGGCCTGGCGCGGGACCATCATCCGCCCGATCAGGATCCAGCGCGTTGAATTGCTGTCGGCTGATCAGATTGCGACGGCACTCACAGCGCTAGCCAAGACTATCCGCATTGTGGCGGTCTTGGTCCTGTTTTACGTGTATCTCACGACCGTTCTGGGCATCTTCCCGTGGACCCGAGGCATCTCAGCCGCGCTCTTCGGGGCTGTTGTCTCCACCTTGCAGGCCATTGGCCAGGCCTTTGCGACCTATATCCCCAATGTCGTGTCGATCGCGGTCATCATCGTCGTCACCCGGTACATCCTCAAAATGATTTCGTTGTTATTTGTCGGGATCGAGCGAGGAGCCATCACACTCACGGGGTTTCACCGGGAGTGGGCCGAACCGACCTATAAGATCGTCCGGTTCCTGGTGATCGTGTTCGCCGCCATCGCCTGTTTTCCCTACATTCCCGGATCACAGTCCGAAGGGTTTCGCGGCATCTCCGTCTTCTTGGGTCTCCTCATCTCGTTGGGATCGGCCGCTGCCATCGGCAACGTCGTTGCCGGGGTGGTCCTCACCTACATGCGCCCGTTCCGCGTCGGCGATCGCGTCAAGATTGCCGATACCATGGGAGATGTCATGGAGAAAACACTCCTCGTCACGCGCGTCCGGACGATCAAAAACGTGGACGTTACAATTCCCAATGCCATGGTCCTCGGAAGCCATCTCATCAATTTTAGTTCCGTGGCCAAAGAGCAGGGTCTCATTCTCCATACCAGGGTGACCATCGGCTACGACGCCCCCTGGCGAACAGTCCATGCCCTGCTGATCTCAGCCGCGCGGGCGACGACGCATATCCTCGCAAGCCCGGAACCCTTCGTGCTGCAAACCAGCCTGGACGATTTCTATGTGACCTATGAAATTAACGCTTATACCGATCAAGCCAATCTGATGGCGACGATCTACGCGGAACTGCACCGGCACATTCAAGATCAGTTTAATGAAGCGGGTGTCGAAATCATGTCGCCACACTATGCTCAGATCCGTGACGGCAACCAGACCACGATTCCAGACCAGTACCTGCCCAAAACCTACCAGGCTCCGTCGTTCCGCTTGGGTCCGCTGGGCAACTTGTTTCGCGCCGGTCCAGATCCAGAAAGCCCCAAGGGAGGGCCGAAACCATGA
- a CDS encoding sodium:proton antiporter: MPLIHTLTILICLAALFSYVNHRLLKLPITIGLMAVALVFSLVLLVLGKLGFGVEAEAQRFIGAIDFNEALMHGMLGFLLFAGALHVKLDELLDLKWVIGTLAVVGTILSSLITGLLGYWLFDFVGLPLPFLYCLLFGALISPTDPIAVMGVLRQARLPKALEMKIVGESLFNDGVGVVIFLVVLNLLPKPSVSVTDIFALFAEEALGGAALGLALGYVAYRMLRSVDNYQVEILITLALVMGSFALADLLHTSGPIAVVVAGLLIGNHGRQWAMSDTTREHLDNFWELLDELLNAVLFVLIGLEVLVLSFQRPYLLAGLVAIPLVLAARWLSVFVQVKAFSFAREFSERTVTILTWGGLRGGISVALALSLPVGQERDALITITYAVVVFSILVQGLTINRVLSMGGSQENRLTRK, encoded by the coding sequence GTGCCGTTAATTCATACGCTGACTATTCTGATCTGCCTGGCCGCGTTGTTCAGTTACGTCAACCATCGGCTGTTGAAGCTGCCGATTACCATCGGGCTGATGGCGGTGGCGCTGGTCTTTTCGCTCGTGTTGCTCGTACTGGGCAAGCTGGGGTTTGGAGTCGAAGCGGAAGCCCAACGGTTCATCGGCGCCATCGATTTCAACGAGGCGCTCATGCACGGTATGCTGGGGTTTCTGTTGTTCGCCGGGGCGCTCCACGTAAAACTGGACGAATTGCTGGACCTCAAGTGGGTAATTGGCACGCTGGCGGTCGTCGGGACGATCCTCTCGAGTCTCATCACCGGCTTGCTGGGGTATTGGCTCTTTGATTTTGTCGGGCTGCCACTGCCCTTTCTCTATTGTCTGCTGTTCGGCGCGCTGATTTCGCCGACCGATCCGATTGCCGTCATGGGTGTGTTGCGGCAGGCGCGTCTTCCGAAGGCCCTCGAAATGAAGATCGTCGGCGAATCGCTCTTCAACGACGGAGTCGGCGTCGTGATTTTCCTGGTGGTCCTCAACCTCTTACCGAAACCCTCGGTGAGCGTGACCGACATCTTTGCGCTCTTTGCGGAAGAGGCCCTCGGGGGTGCGGCGCTGGGATTGGCCCTCGGCTACGTCGCCTATCGTATGCTCCGGTCAGTGGATAATTATCAGGTCGAGATCTTGATTACTCTGGCGTTGGTGATGGGGAGTTTCGCCCTCGCGGACCTTCTCCATACGTCCGGACCGATCGCCGTGGTCGTGGCGGGTTTGCTGATTGGAAACCATGGCCGGCAATGGGCGATGTCCGACACCACACGAGAGCACCTCGACAATTTTTGGGAATTGCTCGATGAATTGTTGAACGCCGTGCTGTTCGTGCTGATCGGATTGGAAGTGCTGGTGCTGAGCTTTCAGCGGCCATATCTTTTGGCTGGCCTGGTCGCCATTCCGCTGGTGCTCGCGGCGCGCTGGTTGAGCGTCTTCGTGCAAGTGAAAGCCTTCAGCTTCGCCCGGGAGTTTAGCGAGCGGACCGTTACGATTCTAACATGGGGCGGGCTCCGCGGCGGGATTTCCGTGGCGTTAGCCTTGTCCCTGCCGGTCGGCCAGGAGCGCGACGCGCTGATCACGATTACCTATGCGGTGGTGGTCTTTTCGATTTTGGTTCAAGGGCTGACGATCAATCGAGTGCTTTCTATGGGAGGGAGCCAAGAGAATAGGTTGACACGGAAATGA
- a CDS encoding outer membrane beta-barrel protein, with the protein MIAFGRTTTHCQGLRWIGSFWLALLLPVISLGLAFGEESSVWSSDWHYGATVDLSYALDFNFPDNHRWRSKSTTPRVNELAPNMVQGYVRKDVSETSRWGMELGLQAGYDTNALVPDPNPGRGKPVGGADTLRHISRANVSYLASVGHGLTLTAGLFNSFIGYQSIYAKNNLNYTRTYMADNAPYFMFGLGAQYPLSDTLQLGLYVINGYSYLSHQNDQPSYGTQVVWKPAARLTVTENLYYGPDQSNTAIEFWRFFSDSIVEWRDGPLILAAAYDIGTENAAELPGQPRTFWTAAAVYAHWNISGPWSVAVRPELYWDRNGRISGSEQLLKAMTTTLEYKWTHPWQTALLRLEHRYDESSGAGGGFFKRGEISPGVIGLAREQHLLLFSVVWSLDK; encoded by the coding sequence TTGATCGCGTTCGGACGCACGACAACCCATTGCCAAGGCCTGCGATGGATTGGATCGTTCTGGCTTGCCCTGCTCCTCCCTGTAATCAGCCTAGGTCTAGCCTTCGGCGAGGAATCTTCCGTCTGGTCGTCCGATTGGCACTATGGCGCGACGGTTGATCTGAGCTACGCGCTCGACTTCAACTTTCCTGACAACCACCGTTGGCGGAGCAAGAGTACCACTCCACGCGTCAATGAACTGGCTCCCAATATGGTGCAGGGATACGTTCGCAAAGACGTCTCCGAAACATCACGCTGGGGCATGGAACTTGGCCTGCAAGCAGGCTATGACACCAATGCATTGGTACCGGATCCGAATCCCGGCAGGGGAAAGCCCGTCGGTGGAGCGGACACGCTGCGCCACATTTCCCGGGCGAATGTATCGTACTTGGCCTCCGTCGGCCACGGCCTGACCCTCACCGCAGGACTCTTCAACAGCTTCATCGGGTACCAGTCGATCTATGCGAAAAACAACCTGAACTACACCCGCACCTACATGGCCGACAACGCGCCCTACTTCATGTTCGGTCTCGGCGCGCAGTACCCACTGAGTGACACCCTGCAACTCGGCCTCTATGTGATCAACGGCTACAGCTATCTGTCCCATCAGAACGACCAACCTAGCTACGGCACACAAGTGGTCTGGAAACCTGCTGCCCGCCTGACCGTCACGGAAAACCTGTACTACGGCCCGGACCAGTCGAACACGGCCATCGAATTCTGGCGATTCTTTTCCGACAGCATCGTGGAGTGGAGAGACGGGCCGCTCATCCTTGCCGCGGCCTACGACATCGGCACGGAGAACGCCGCGGAACTGCCGGGCCAACCCCGGACCTTCTGGACAGCGGCGGCAGTGTATGCGCACTGGAACATCAGCGGCCCCTGGAGTGTGGCTGTACGCCCGGAACTCTATTGGGACCGCAATGGTCGGATTTCCGGATCCGAGCAACTATTAAAAGCCATGACGACCACCCTGGAATACAAATGGACCCACCCCTGGCAGACGGCTCTTCTAAGACTGGAACATCGCTACGATGAATCCTCGGGCGCCGGCGGCGGGTTTTTCAAACGCGGGGAGATCTCGCCAGGCGTCATCGGCTTGGCCCGGGAGCAGCACCTTCTGCTCTTCTCGGTCGTGTGGTCGTTAGATAAATGA